The Drosophila mauritiana strain mau12 chromosome 2R, ASM438214v1, whole genome shotgun sequence genome has a segment encoding these proteins:
- the LOC117138193 gene encoding PDZ and LIM domain protein Zasp isoform X7, whose translation MSAYVADEPSSIYGQISADSVAFAPPPPQPPTAGGGDQPFEYVTLTGNVIRSVQPPGKGACPSYKVNQGYARPFGAAAPKSPVSYPPQQQQQSPRPAPGGQNPYATLPRSNVGQQGGGAVEELQPEFEEEDCYEMDIEVALAASRQSQRGSSFTWPPPQDDSHLAPTAAPLYIPPPETQHVVVSNPVQQVPPLPPGGATARLDPQPEVGTSATGAPQWQSYSAPQLTNASARQLAEQESSSDSYTSTSTTTTTTSEEYQRMYAAQVQAYQMQEQSGSEFDYQDSIQDYPSGRRSAQECVDSLAVPLSTYKLVDMVREVTPSPVTTPTQTPAPAAPTTRRVVFNDEPEIKELPQLPVELETIPEASEAVEDREGLVIEQRCQILESERKFQPTPEIKIEIAPVRQIPPTKIPNPMPKEWINPMIRVLTTAPEVPFHLVECPFPRPCGDDFEAEAAAAEAANAQEVPEPLSPQVSAAPPVPVPVEPSPAPLKESPPRGSRLSQAMVTAPEFELKFAPPADQGIPLPEETEPYMPPPIDTKPYLREDYRPKSPFVSALTTAPDRPFEGHFDKDVPIHMIDLPTPKEHLSMCDALCTAPERGYTPLNPENAMHRVDEEQKQQELKKREFQVLDHEEELGIRPEPPQSVEYYETRRDQPRKSSAFAAMQAFQPSREPLSSNTVSNAGSVADTPRASIVSALKEETDLEYQKYLKAQQRNQKRLDYFHQKEEELSGLQGQQLTQLQRELSNQQQSLLSQQQLQQSKLLQLQQCVQSQELQQQMQHLTQKSQQQPPQANQQLQQQQQQRGTQQQQHSQVTQRTQQQQQQVSQQVTQQQQQEHSLLSQTTLAETQTLQANAQSQSSASYSSKATACSNSSSTVPPANTSTAFAPAPAPAPTSTPVRPSAIAVQSSYCSSQFDAHELIEETAEELEHSEVLFPPPSPLSHLTKQGKAVQSGLHKADSIPKYQRNWTVLPTQSPIRTPEPQELRENVPLAFVDAPKAPVTSDSSTVHRPIAQVAAPTTVVAPSREREKERRPQLSVPIIVEDRSGPVTMAFQPLDELVRPDQALTPTRPYTPSLTNKPAPIVPFYQTEEKLVFEECSATHARNYNELNASPFPDRTRSPAPGPPPNPLNAIRAPRMKEPETKSNILSVSGGPRLQTGSITTGQSYQGQLLAHSEQSSQSASQNYNQQPERITEQRVGNLNIQQREQSSQLQQQAQSQTQSQTRSQVGNTQIERRRKVTEEFERTQSAKTIEIRTGSQSVSQSKAQSQSISQAQTQAQSQSQNQSDTERRSSYGKTGFVASQAKRLSCMEEEISSLTSQSQAISARASALGEGCFPNLRSPTFDSKFPLKPAPAASIVPGYATVPAATKMLTAPPPGFLQQQQQQQQRSAFSGYQATTSSVQQSSFASSSKATTSSLSSSSASASASASVARSSQSLTQASAITTTTNNQATTAYRSSNGSITKPNLASRPSIASITAPGSANAPAPVPSAAPTKATAPFKAPIVPKSVIANAVNAAAPPAPAVFPPDLSDLNLNSNVDNSPGAGGKSAGAFGATSAPKRGRGILNKAAGPGVRIPLCNSCNVQIRGPFITALGRIWCPDHFICVNGNCRRPLQDIGFVEEKGDLYCEYCFEKYLAPTCSKCAGKIKGDCLNAIGKHFHPECFTCGQCGKIFGNRPFFLEDGNAYCEADWNELFTTKCFACGFPVEAGDRWVEALNHNYHSQCFNCTFCKQNLEGQSFYNKGGRPFCKNHAR comes from the exons ATGTCGGCCTACGTGGCAGATGAGCCCTCTTCGATTTATGGCCAAATTAGCGCCGATTCGGTGGCGTTtgccccaccaccaccacagccACCCACCGCCGGCGGGGGCGATCAGCCCTTTGAGTACGTCACGCTCACCGGCAACGTCATCCGCAGCGTGCAGCCTCCCGGAAAGGGCGCGTGCCCCAGCTACAAG GTGAACCAGGGCTATGCTCGTCCGTTCGGTGCCGCCGCTCCCAAGTCGCCGGTGTCGTatccgccgcagcagcaacagcagtcgCCGCGTCCCGCTCCCGGTGGCCAAAACCCGTACGCCACCCTGCCCCGCAGCAATGTGGGCCAACAAG GTGGAGGGGCTGTGGAGGAACTGCAGCCGGAATTCGAGGAGGAGGATTGCTATGAGATGGACATCGAGGTGGCCCTGGCCGCAAGTCGTCAATCGCAGCGTGGCTCTAGTTTCACCTGGCCACCGCCGCAGGATGATAGCCACTTGGCGCCCACCGCGGCGCCACTCTATATCCCCCCACCGGAGACGCAACATGTGGTGGTTTCGAATCCGGTGCAGCAAGTGCCTCCGTTGCCACCTGGAGGTGCAACTGCTCGACTAGATCCGCAGCCTGAAGTGGGAACCTCGGCCACCGGAGCTCCCCAGTGGCAGAGTTACTCCGCACCACAACTAACAAACGCGAGTGCCCGCCAATTGGCGGAACAGGAGTCTAGCTCGGATAGCTATACATCCACCTCGACCACCACGACCACCACTTCGGAGGAGTATCAGCGAATGTACGCAGCCCAGGTGCAGGCCTATCAAATGCAGGAGCAATCTGGCTCAGAGTTCGATTACCAGGATTCTATACAGGACTATCCGTCCGGCAGGAGAAGTGCCCAAGAGTGCGTGGACTCCCTAGCTGTGCCCCTGAGCACCTACAAGCTGGTCGATATGGTAAGGGAGGTTACACCCAGTCCCgtgaccacgcccactcaaactcctgctcctgctgctcctacAACCCGTCGCGTTGTGTTCAACGATGAGCCCGAGATCAAGGAGTTACCCCAACTACCCGTGGAACTGGAGACCATACCGGAAGCCTCCGAAGCTGTAGAAGATCGCGAGGGTCTTGTCATCGAACAGCGATGCCAGATCCTGGAGAGTGAACGAAAGTTCCAGCCCACACCCGAGATTAAGATTGAGATTGCCCCAGTGCGCCAAATACCTCCGACCAAGATTCCCAACCCAATGCCCAAGGAGTGGATTAATCCCATGATTCGAGTCTTGACCACAGCCCCGGAAGTTCCCTTCCACCTGGTGGAGTGTCCTTTTCCCCGGCCTTGTGGTGATGATTTTGAAGCGGAGGCAGCCGCCGCCGAAGCTGCCAATGCTCAAGAGGTTCCGGAACCTCTTTCTCCACAAGTTTCTGCTGCTCCACCGGTACCAGTTCCCGTTGAGCCATCACCTGCTCCCTTGAAGGAATCTCCTCCCCGGGGATCCCGACTCAGCCAAGCTATGGTTACTGCTCCCGAGTTCGAGCTCAAGTTCGCCCCTCCCGCTGACCAGGGCATCCCACTTCCAGAGGAGACCGAGCCCTATATGCCACCACCCATTGACACGAAGCCCTATTTGAGGGAGGATTACCGACCCAAATCACCATTTGTGAGTGCTCTAACCACCGCTCCCGATCGTCCCTTTGAAGGTCACTTCGATAAAGATGTGCCCATCCACATGATTGACCTGCCCACCCCCAAAGAGCACCTGAGCATGTGTGATGCCCTATGCACCGCCCCAGAACGTGGTTACACTCCCCTGAATCCCGAGAATGCTATGCATCGCGTAGACGAGGAGCAAAAGCAACAGGAACTCAAGAAGCGTGAATTTCAGGTGCTGGATCACGAGGAAGAGCTGGGAATTCGACCGGAACCTCCTCAGTCCGTGGAATACTACGAAACGCGGAGAGATCAGCCACGGAAATCCTCCGCCTTTGCGGCCATGCAAGCATTCCAGCCATCCCGTGAACCCTTGTCCTCGAACACGGTTTCAAATGCTGGAAGTGTGGCCGACACCCCAAGAGCCTCGATAGTGTCTGCGCTGAAGGAGGAAACCGATCTGGAGTACCAGAAGTACCTCAAGGCCCAGCAGCGTAACCAGAAAAGATTGGACTACTTCCACCAGAAAGAGGAGGAGCTCTCGGGTCTGCAGGGCCAGCAGCTAACCCAACTTCAGAGGGAGCTCTCCAACCAGCAACAGAGTCTCCTGAGccaacagcagctgcagcaatcCAAgttgctgcaactgcagcagtgCGTCCAGAGCCAAGAGTTGCAGCAACAGATGCAGCATCTCACCCAGAAGTCACAACAGCAACCTCCTCAAGCTAACCAACagctgcaacaacagcaacagcaacggggtacccaacagcagcaacactcCCAAGTAACCCAAAGAacccaacagcaacagcaacaagtgtCCCAACAAGTAacccaacagcaacaacaagaacactCTCTGCTATCGCAAACCACACTTGCTGAGACCCAAACCCTTCAGGCCAATGCCCAGTCTCAGAGTTCCGCTTCCTACAGCTCCAAAGCGACTGCTTGCTCTAACTCCTCTTCCACAGTCCCACCTGCCAACACCTCTACCGCTTTCGCacctgctccagctccagctcccaCCAGCACACCCGTCCGCCCATCAGCTATCGCTGTACAAAGTAGCTACTGCAGCAGCCAGTTCGATGCGCACGAACTGATCGAGGAGACCGCCGAGGAGCTCGAGCACTCGGAGGTCCTGTTCCCGCCGCCCTCCCCGCTGAGCCACCTGACCAAACAGGGCAAAGCCGTACAGTCCGGCCTCCACAAGGCGGACAGCATCCCCAAGTACCAGCGCAACTGGACGGTGCTGCCCACCCAGAGTCCCATTCGCACTCCGGAACCGCAGGAGCTGCGCGAGAACGTACCGCTGGCATTCGTGGATGCTCCAAAAGCACCAGTTACTAGTGACTCCTCCACTGTACATAGACCCATTGCCCAGGTTGCTGCGCCGACAACTGTGGTTGCTCCTTCCCGGGAACGGGAGAAGGAACGGCGGCCCCAGCTGTCGGTGCCCATTATTGTTGAGGATCGATCGGGTCCAGTAACAATGGCTTTCCAACCGTTAGACGAACTGGTGCGACCGGATCAGGCCCTGACGCCCACCAGGCCATACACCCCGTCGCTGACCAACAAACCGGCTCCAATTGTGCCCTTCTACCAGACGGAGGAGAAGCTCGTCTTCGAGGAGTGCTCGGCCACCCATGCCAGGAATTACAACGAACTGAACGCCTCGCCTTTTCCAGACAGAACACGTTCTCCGGCTCCAGGACCACCGCCAAATCCGCTTAATGCCATTCGAGCACCGAGGATGAAGGAACCGGAAACCAAGTCGAATATTTTGTCCGTGTCTGGAGGACCTCGCTTGCAGACGGGCTCCATAACCACTGGTCAGAGCTACCAGGGACAACTTTTGGCCCACTCCGAGCAGAGTTCCCAGTCGGCCAGTCAGAACTATAACCAGCAACCGGAGAGGATTACGGAACAACGGGTGGGCAACCTGAACATACAACAAAGAGAGCAGTCATctcagctgcagcagcaagcACAATCGCAGACTCAGAGTCAGACACGCAGCCAGGTGGGAAATACCCAAATTGAAAGACGTCGAAAGGTCACCGAGGAGTTCGAACGCACCCAGAGTGCTAAAACTATTGAGATCCGAACTGGCTCCCAATCTGTCAGTCAATCGAAGGCCCAGTCGCAGTCCATCAGCCAGGCCCAGACCCAGGCTCAATCCCAGTCCCAGAATCAGTCGGATACAGAACGTCGCTCTTCGTACGGCAAGACGGGATTCGTGGCCAGTCAGGCGAAGCGTCTTTCCTGCATGGAGGAAGAGATTAGCAGTCTGACCAGCCAATCGCAGGCTATTAGTGCCCGGGCCTCTGCTCTCGGAGAGGGCTGCTTTCCCAACCTAAGATCGCCCACCTTTGATTCGAAGTTTCCACTTAAGCCGGCTCCCGCGGCGTCTATAGTTCCCGGATATGCAACTGTTCCGGCGGCCACAAAGATGCTAACGGCACCACCACCGGGtttcctgcagcagcagcagcaacagcagcaaaggTCTGCCTTCTCGGGCTACCAAGCCACAACTTCATCGGTCCAGCAGAGCTCCTTTGCGAGCAGCTCGAAAGCCACCACCTCATCGCTCTCATCCTCATCAGCATCTGCTTCAGCATCAGCATCCGTCGCGAGATCGTCGCAAAGTCTAACCCAAGCTTCTGCTATTACTACCACCACTAATAACCAGGCCACCACGGCCTACAGGAGCAGCAATGGCAGCATTACCAAGCCTAATCTGGCCTCGCGGCCATCCATCGCTTCCATCACAGCTCCAGGATCAGCAAATGCTCCCGCTCCTGTTCCATCGGCAGCTCCAACCAAAGCTACTGCTCCATTCAAAGCTCCGATTGTTCCGAAATCGGTGATAGCGAACGCCGTTAATGCCGCTGCTCCGCCTGCGCCCGCTGTCTTTCCGCCAGACCTGAGCGATCTGAACTTGAACTCTAATGTGGATAATTCCCCAGGTGCCGGAGGAAAGAGCGCTGGCGCCTTTGGAGCCACCTCGGCGCCCAAGAGGGGCAGGGGTATCCTGAATAAGGCAGCCGGACCCGGAGTGCGCATCCCACTGTGCAACAGCTGCAATGTGCAGATCAG